From one Leptospira andrefontaineae genomic stretch:
- a CDS encoding SpoIID/LytB domain-containing protein has protein sequence MKRLSIIILSFLILAVWGCNTVIIRPWNAPNALKTSEKIRVFLGKAESDLMIKADGVIFVYDVNDLLIKRAYDAVSLDAKKLKAPIRFVADNPGLEYKGRKFRGEILLQPDKNGNVLLINRVPLEEYLYSVVPSEVPAGWPTEALKAQAICSRTYAIREILNKKDTVYDVESTVNSQAYSGMAKENPRTTQAVRDTEGVLAVYEDDPIHMFFHSNSGGRTETPDQVWGGKRLPYLESVASRFDEAGDNFVWKEILDQDKMDHILSSLGVGSIQSVQVLSRTPSGRVDLLEVIGKQGTSKIKGKEFRNLLGTSVKSLRFGIKRESEGFLIKGMGAGHGVGLSQWGSFGMAKQNFTYAEIIRHYYQGIEFARITR, from the coding sequence ATGAAACGACTTTCTATTATCATTCTATCATTCTTAATTTTGGCGGTCTGGGGTTGTAATACCGTCATTATCCGCCCTTGGAATGCTCCGAATGCTCTTAAAACTTCTGAAAAGATCAGGGTCTTTTTAGGAAAGGCTGAATCCGATCTGATGATCAAAGCGGACGGAGTAATTTTCGTATATGATGTGAACGATCTTTTGATCAAACGTGCTTACGATGCGGTTTCTTTGGACGCTAAAAAATTGAAGGCGCCTATCCGTTTCGTAGCGGATAATCCCGGTTTGGAATATAAAGGAAGAAAGTTCAGAGGAGAAATTTTACTCCAACCTGATAAAAATGGTAACGTTCTTCTTATCAATCGAGTTCCATTAGAAGAATATTTATATTCTGTTGTTCCTTCCGAAGTTCCTGCAGGTTGGCCGACCGAAGCTTTAAAAGCACAAGCGATCTGTTCCAGAACTTATGCAATCAGAGAGATACTGAATAAAAAAGATACCGTTTATGACGTGGAATCCACAGTGAATTCACAAGCGTATTCTGGTATGGCAAAAGAAAATCCAAGAACCACTCAAGCTGTTCGCGATACGGAAGGTGTTCTCGCAGTTTACGAAGATGATCCTATCCATATGTTCTTTCATTCCAATAGTGGAGGAAGAACAGAAACTCCAGACCAAGTTTGGGGAGGGAAAAGACTTCCTTACTTAGAATCCGTCGCTTCCAGATTCGATGAGGCTGGTGATAATTTCGTTTGGAAAGAAATTTTAGACCAAGATAAAATGGACCATATTCTTTCTTCTTTAGGCGTTGGTTCTATTCAATCCGTCCAAGTCCTTTCCAGAACTCCTTCCGGCAGAGTGGATCTTTTGGAAGTGATCGGTAAACAAGGCACTTCAAAAATTAAAGGTAAAGAATTCCGTAACTTACTCGGAACTTCAGTGAAGTCCCTACGTTTCGGTATCAAAAGAGAAAGTGAAGGATTTTTGATCAAGGGAATGGGAGCGGGTCACGGAGTGGGCTTAAGCCAATGGGGAAGTTTCGGTATGGCGAAACAGAATTTTACCTATGCAGAGATCATCCGCCATTACTACCAAGGGATTGAATTCGCGAGAATTACTAGGTAA
- a CDS encoding DUF4105 domain-containing protein — MPVKSYFPFIIFILFSIFGTFSSLHATSTEKILEYQKSAEAKKLWEDRYWILLLHYTKATFGWVSEADSSSFFLSGEGKKDPQQELLSSIQTFMTPASAPQGEENWMHPACKFPERKRWIQEKLSIPDSDFPKVDCGRFEKWFATLNPKGAKIIFASYYMNAPASIFGHTLLKIDSGDPHRKEILEYSVNYAANADPESTNAIVYSILGLFGGYPGTFSLFPYYVKIAEYNDIESRDLWEYELDLKQEEVGRMTRHLWELGNASFDYYFLDENCSYHLFSLIEVARPSLHLRDKAPFVIPGDTVKKYIEQEGLVKDIKYRPSLHSKIIQKLRKMNEDERDLYENVMKNGNISLLTNKEPDPKIRTSFLSDTILDSFRYKKAEGDSPKEWDQTYKQLLLYRSKLPNDYEDSGYSPVTQSPHVGHGSSALYNEVGTSILGNFVGFGYRAAVHDLLNTDQGYIPNSSVDYFSLKARYYQDSKKLHLEEFHIIRMLSLTPYNSLGRSVSYFVDSGADSSVYEKKGNKEDKKNLEWQALLRPEDLSYTLYRLDEVSKSEKYERVTNANLETTFGYSFQDQFSEGPKRFLFSAQAGAKVRYNGKYDTNAVVAPQIAAYWIANFDSFKAVLSLHYYTFSIYGVPDDYKAQLGFRYAIHANHELRLEAKAQRNYNEASFSYVYQF, encoded by the coding sequence GTGCCAGTTAAGTCCTATTTCCCTTTCATAATATTCATTCTATTCTCCATCTTCGGGACCTTCAGCTCTCTTCATGCAACAAGCACAGAAAAGATCTTGGAATACCAAAAATCGGCAGAAGCCAAAAAACTATGGGAAGATAGATACTGGATCCTTCTATTACATTATACTAAAGCTACGTTTGGGTGGGTAAGCGAGGCCGATTCATCTTCTTTTTTTCTATCCGGAGAAGGGAAAAAAGATCCCCAACAAGAACTTCTCTCTTCCATCCAAACTTTTATGACTCCCGCATCTGCTCCGCAGGGAGAAGAAAACTGGATGCACCCGGCATGTAAATTCCCCGAAAGAAAAAGATGGATCCAAGAAAAACTTTCTATTCCGGATTCAGACTTCCCAAAAGTAGATTGTGGTAGATTCGAAAAATGGTTTGCGACCCTGAATCCGAAAGGTGCAAAGATCATATTCGCTTCTTATTATATGAATGCCCCCGCTTCTATCTTTGGTCATACTCTTTTAAAAATAGATTCGGGAGATCCCCATCGAAAAGAAATTTTAGAATATTCTGTGAACTATGCAGCGAACGCCGATCCAGAATCTACAAATGCGATCGTGTATTCTATTTTAGGTTTATTCGGCGGATATCCGGGGACCTTCTCCTTATTTCCATACTATGTTAAGATTGCTGAATATAATGATATAGAAAGTAGAGATCTTTGGGAATACGAGTTGGACCTGAAACAGGAAGAAGTCGGAAGAATGACAAGACATCTCTGGGAATTAGGAAATGCTTCCTTCGATTATTATTTTTTAGACGAGAATTGTTCGTATCATCTATTTTCTTTGATAGAAGTAGCAAGGCCAAGTCTTCACCTTAGAGATAAGGCTCCCTTTGTAATCCCTGGAGATACCGTTAAAAAGTATATTGAACAGGAAGGTTTAGTAAAGGATATCAAATATAGGCCTTCGTTACATAGCAAAATTATACAAAAACTAAGAAAGATGAACGAGGACGAAAGAGATCTTTATGAAAATGTAATGAAGAACGGAAATATCTCTCTTTTGACGAACAAGGAGCCTGATCCTAAGATCAGGACTTCTTTTCTTTCAGACACTATCCTGGATTCTTTTCGTTATAAAAAAGCGGAAGGAGATTCTCCTAAAGAATGGGACCAAACCTATAAACAATTACTATTATACAGGAGTAAACTTCCGAATGACTATGAAGACTCCGGATATTCTCCGGTTACCCAAAGTCCGCATGTAGGCCACGGAAGTTCCGCCTTGTATAACGAAGTAGGAACATCTATCTTAGGAAATTTTGTAGGGTTCGGTTACAGAGCGGCAGTCCATGATCTTTTGAATACGGATCAAGGTTATATTCCGAATTCATCCGTAGATTATTTTTCTCTCAAAGCGAGATATTACCAAGATTCCAAAAAACTACATTTGGAAGAATTCCATATAATTCGAATGCTTTCTCTAACTCCTTATAATTCGTTAGGTCGTTCTGTTTCGTATTTTGTAGACTCCGGAGCGGATTCTTCCGTCTATGAAAAAAAAGGAAATAAAGAAGATAAAAAGAATCTAGAATGGCAGGCATTACTCCGGCCGGAAGATCTGTCATATACACTCTATAGATTAGATGAAGTTTCTAAATCGGAAAAATATGAAAGAGTTACAAATGCAAATTTAGAAACTACCTTCGGTTATAGCTTCCAGGATCAGTTTTCAGAAGGACCAAAACGTTTTTTATTTTCCGCTCAAGCAGGAGCAAAAGTAAGATATAACGGCAAGTATGATACAAATGCAGTTGTAGCTCCTCAAATCGCAGCCTATTGGATCGCTAATTTCGATTCTTTCAAAGCGGTATTATCTTTGCATTATTATACGTTTTCGATTTATGGGGTCCCTGATGATTATAAGGCACAATTAGGATTTCGTTATGCGATCCACGCCAACCATGAATTAAGATTAGAGGCAAAAGCCCAAAGGAATTATAATGAAGCCAGCTTCTCCTACGTATATCAATTTTAA
- a CDS encoding GNAT family N-acetyltransferase, translating into MPEKLLEIKPILPQNREAAIELVNQFFRMVNKLPLDGIFKIRPRAAAKMVDIYLKLRATDKVLFIGGFIDEELVSLLIARVEEKPYLIEEKNLFIDLAITKQGKRKSGYMKPLVDETFRYAKEKGILAIELRAISENEGAVEFWKKMGFDPFYVRFRKSVE; encoded by the coding sequence ATGCCTGAGAAACTTTTGGAGATAAAACCAATCCTCCCCCAAAATAGGGAGGCTGCCATTGAATTGGTAAATCAATTTTTTAGAATGGTCAATAAACTCCCTTTAGATGGAATTTTCAAGATCCGTCCTAGAGCCGCTGCCAAAATGGTGGATATATATCTAAAACTCAGAGCAACGGACAAAGTACTATTTATCGGCGGATTCATAGACGAAGAACTTGTTTCACTTCTGATCGCAAGAGTGGAAGAAAAGCCATATCTCATTGAGGAGAAGAACTTATTCATAGACCTGGCCATTACCAAACAGGGTAAAAGAAAGTCCGGTTATATGAAACCTCTCGTAGACGAAACCTTTCGTTACGCGAAAGAAAAAGGGATCTTAGCCATAGAATTAAGAGCGATTTCCGAGAATGAAGGAGCAGTAGAATTTTGGAAGAAAATGGGATTCGATCCTTTTTATGTACGATTCAGGAAATCTGTGGAATAG
- a CDS encoding class I SAM-dependent RNA methyltransferase, which yields MFDQEPFGVLEIENLLPNLRGEGTLGKRKIEIPYSLPGDVYEVYKFGKRKVFYKWNPTHLEQRVSSPKCQSFGECGGCSGQHLPYPDQFKLTSEPILRGLENFNPINKDTSPAESSYSYRNRMDFAVFPGRVVGLRMSGNFRRIVQIENCSIQTDWANSEIPLFQKLLECFPELEYDRKKETGYLKYLTLRKSVFNDDSMSILTFTEDFKNEDLMKQVAEKAKEILSAKNIVFCFNRKKGEISASGEAIAIRGNVYLIEEIWGKKFKIPFDGFFQPNPKEFIKILEFIKSKIKPAENLADLFCGSGFFSILFGEKFSRILGIDIISSSVSAGEEFLQEVFPDKKIEFLAFDLFHKKGLEKMNSANLPWKDSVVIADPPRSGLSPELCAFLNSNPVSQLIYISCNPENLLRDARILEESYQMEEFLLCDPFPQTPHLEAVSIFSPKNR from the coding sequence ATGTTTGACCAGGAACCTTTCGGAGTTTTAGAAATTGAGAACCTTCTACCCAATTTAAGAGGAGAAGGTACATTAGGAAAAAGAAAAATAGAAATCCCTTATTCTCTACCCGGAGACGTATACGAAGTATACAAATTCGGAAAAAGAAAAGTTTTCTATAAATGGAATCCTACACATTTAGAACAAAGGGTCTCTTCTCCCAAATGCCAAAGTTTCGGAGAATGTGGAGGATGTTCCGGCCAACACCTACCCTATCCTGATCAATTCAAATTAACATCTGAACCAATCCTAAGAGGATTAGAAAATTTTAATCCAATAAACAAAGATACATCTCCTGCGGAGTCTTCCTACTCTTACAGAAACCGTATGGACTTTGCCGTATTTCCGGGACGAGTCGTTGGTTTAAGAATGTCAGGAAATTTCAGAAGGATTGTACAAATAGAAAACTGTTCCATCCAAACAGATTGGGCAAATTCTGAAATACCTTTATTCCAAAAACTTTTGGAATGTTTTCCTGAATTGGAATATGATCGCAAAAAAGAAACAGGTTACCTGAAATATCTCACTCTTCGCAAATCTGTTTTTAACGATGACTCGATGAGTATTCTCACATTCACAGAAGACTTCAAAAATGAAGATCTAATGAAGCAAGTAGCCGAAAAAGCAAAAGAGATCCTAAGCGCGAAAAATATAGTATTCTGTTTTAACCGCAAAAAAGGAGAAATTTCTGCCTCTGGAGAAGCTATTGCGATCAGAGGAAATGTTTATCTGATAGAAGAGATCTGGGGCAAAAAATTCAAAATCCCATTTGATGGATTTTTCCAACCGAACCCAAAAGAGTTCATTAAAATTTTAGAATTTATTAAATCCAAAATTAAACCTGCGGAGAATCTTGCGGACCTTTTCTGCGGGAGCGGATTTTTCTCTATTCTATTCGGAGAAAAATTTTCCAGGATCCTAGGGATTGATATAATATCTTCTTCCGTTTCGGCGGGAGAGGAATTCCTACAGGAAGTTTTCCCGGACAAAAAGATAGAATTTCTGGCATTTGACTTATTTCACAAAAAAGGTTTGGAGAAAATGAATTCTGCAAATCTCCCTTGGAAGGATTCTGTGGTGATAGCCGATCCTCCCAGAAGTGGACTTTCCCCCGAATTATGCGCCTTCTTAAATTCGAACCCTGTTTCCCAGCTGATCTATATTTCCTGTAATCCTGAAAATCTTCTGAGAGATGCCCGCATTTTGGAAGAATCCTATCAAATGGAGGAGTTCCTACTCTGTGATCCATTCCCTCAGACCCCTCATTTGGAAGCAGTATCCATCTTCTCTCCTAAAAATCGCTGA
- a CDS encoding alpha/beta hydrolase: MKPASPTYINFKYLLYTILMFLFLGNCSSMLFYPTKEMYIPPEKMGFQPEKISLQMKDGTNIKVWIFKPSKIKVKASILQFHGNGENMSSHYISLLWLVEKGYELVIWDYRGYGDSEGEAEKGPILEDSKEILKFQQNRAKEFGIPWILYGQSMGGALAIRAVGEMQNKDGLLLVVGDGTFAYYSHVAKTVAERVFFFPIGQLVGFFFSDHLSPGEVADQISPVKLLVVHGTEDQVVSYPNGMELFQKAKDPKIFWEIKGGGHLDWMEMGRSKGAKNFLKFLEELISHWNP; encoded by the coding sequence ATGAAGCCAGCTTCTCCTACGTATATCAATTTTAAATATCTATTATATACCATTCTTATGTTTCTATTCTTGGGGAACTGTTCCTCCATGTTATTTTATCCTACGAAAGAAATGTATATCCCTCCTGAAAAAATGGGATTTCAGCCTGAAAAAATTTCCCTTCAAATGAAAGACGGAACAAACATTAAAGTTTGGATCTTCAAACCTTCTAAAATAAAAGTTAAGGCAAGTATCCTACAGTTCCACGGAAATGGGGAAAATATGTCTAGCCACTATATCAGCCTTCTCTGGCTTGTAGAAAAAGGTTACGAATTAGTGATCTGGGATTATAGAGGTTATGGAGATTCGGAAGGGGAAGCGGAGAAGGGACCTATATTAGAAGATTCTAAAGAAATTTTGAAATTCCAACAAAATAGAGCGAAAGAATTTGGAATCCCTTGGATTCTTTACGGACAAAGTATGGGGGGTGCCCTTGCAATAAGAGCAGTAGGAGAAATGCAAAACAAAGACGGGCTGCTCTTGGTTGTTGGCGACGGGACTTTCGCGTATTATTCTCATGTGGCGAAAACAGTAGCAGAGAGAGTTTTTTTCTTTCCGATAGGACAGCTGGTCGGGTTCTTCTTCTCGGATCATTTAAGTCCCGGAGAAGTAGCGGATCAAATTTCTCCAGTGAAATTACTAGTGGTTCACGGAACAGAGGACCAGGTCGTTTCTTATCCGAATGGAATGGAACTTTTTCAAAAAGCAAAAGATCCTAAAATTTTCTGGGAGATCAAAGGTGGAGGACATTTAGATTGGATGGAAATGGGAAGATCTAAAGGTGCCAAAAATTTCCTGAAATTCCTGGAAGAGCTGATCTCACATTGGAATCCTTAG
- a CDS encoding DUF3015 family protein, which translates to MKRILAVSLFLALVASPLYVASAKHGAAGCGLGALVITENKKVHQVIAATVNGTLGNQTFGISTGTLGCETSGFTQKQVEQQIFVHMNFQSLEQEFAKGSGEKMEAFASLMGCSDAGTFGKIGKEKFGSLFDQNTPDSFLEKMRFEVANNSALVGSCKI; encoded by the coding sequence ATGAAAAGAATATTAGCAGTATCTCTATTTCTCGCTTTAGTAGCTTCTCCACTTTACGTAGCTTCCGCTAAACATGGTGCAGCGGGATGTGGTTTAGGCGCCCTCGTGATCACCGAGAACAAAAAAGTTCACCAAGTGATCGCAGCTACAGTAAACGGAACTCTTGGAAACCAAACTTTCGGAATTTCCACTGGAACTTTGGGATGTGAGACAAGCGGTTTCACTCAAAAACAAGTCGAACAACAAATCTTTGTTCACATGAACTTCCAATCTTTGGAGCAAGAATTTGCAAAAGGTTCTGGTGAAAAAATGGAAGCTTTCGCTTCTTTGATGGGTTGTTCCGATGCGGGAACTTTTGGAAAAATAGGAAAAGAAAAATTCGGAAGCCTTTTCGACCAAAACACTCCGGATTCCTTTTTGGAAAAAATGAGATTCGAAGTAGCAAACAACTCCGCTCTAGTTGGAAGTTGCAAAATCTGA
- a CDS encoding DUF3015 family protein, translating to MKKELLSIGLVGLLCLSSGISVSAADYGVAGCGFGSLVFKENKGGHQILAATTNGTSGSQTFGISTGTLGCATDGLVQKEKVQEVFVSLNFNSLEAEMAQGKGEKLEALSGLLGCSTNGTAQLGEYTKSNFDVLYTQETTPSSLLSAVKDGIRKDAVLSKSCKI from the coding sequence ATGAAAAAGGAACTTCTATCGATAGGATTAGTCGGTTTACTCTGCTTGTCCTCGGGAATTTCAGTCTCCGCCGCAGACTATGGCGTAGCCGGTTGCGGATTCGGGTCTCTGGTTTTTAAAGAAAACAAAGGTGGTCACCAAATTTTAGCGGCTACTACAAACGGCACTTCGGGCAGCCAAACTTTCGGGATCTCAACCGGAACTTTAGGATGTGCTACCGATGGATTAGTCCAAAAAGAAAAAGTGCAGGAAGTATTCGTTTCCCTTAACTTCAATTCTTTGGAAGCTGAAATGGCTCAAGGAAAGGGAGAAAAATTAGAAGCACTTTCAGGACTTCTAGGCTGTTCCACAAATGGAACTGCACAATTAGGAGAATATACTAAGTCAAATTTCGACGTACTGTATACCCAAGAAACCACTCCTTCTTCTTTACTCAGCGCGGTAAAAGACGGAATTAGAAAAGACGCAGTCCTCTCTAAGAGCTGCAAAATTTAA
- a CDS encoding TRL domain-containing protein: MRKIMLLAAALVLVSVSNCLPIVYGSLYTNVTDNATIFNRDNSQKDGIGEKSGEACASSVLALIATGDAGIKAAAKKGGIKVVKSIDFNRSNVLGSLYVSNCTIAYGD; encoded by the coding sequence ATGAGAAAAATCATGTTATTAGCTGCAGCGTTAGTTTTAGTTTCTGTATCCAATTGCCTTCCAATTGTTTACGGATCTCTTTATACCAACGTAACCGACAACGCAACCATCTTCAACAGAGACAACTCTCAAAAAGATGGAATCGGTGAAAAATCAGGAGAAGCTTGTGCATCTTCTGTTTTAGCATTGATCGCTACTGGTGATGCAGGTATCAAAGCTGCTGCTAAAAAAGGCGGAATCAAAGTGGTTAAATCCATTGATTTCAACAGATCCAACGTTCTTGGATCCCTTTACGTTTCCAACTGTACGATAGCTTACGGAGATTAA
- a CDS encoding sodium-translocating pyrophosphatase, whose translation MNSVTIILAFAFLAILTAVVYALKVTRIQIGTEGGKDQESKKLIEISSAISEGAMAFLIREYKTISLFIAFMAVLIFFLLDNPETPDFNDGLFTAIAFVSGALISCLSGFIGMKIATIGNVRTAQAAKTSMTKAFRVAFDSGAVMGFGLVGLAVSGMIGLFQLYTHLFQNVGTLFLMEALAGFGLGGSAVALFGRVGGGIYTKAADVGADLVGKVEKGIPEDDPRNPATIADNVGDNVGDVAGMGADLFGSCAEATCAALVIGATATALSGNTDALLYPLLISAFGIPASLLTSFIASVKEGGNVEKVLKIQLWVSTLIVGAIMYFVTDKYMVDSFEIAGKTIGKWNVYISLIVGLFSGMFIGLITEYYTSHSYKPVREVVDASKTGAATNIIYGLALGYQSSVVPVILLVITIVTANILAGMYGIAIAALGMISTIAIGLTIDAYGPVSDNAGGIAEMAELGKEVRNRTDTLDAAGNTTAAIGKGFAIGSAALTSLALFAAFITRTKTTGLDILDAEVFGGLLFGAMLPFVFTAMTMKSVGKAAVDMVEEVRKQFREIPGIMEGKAKPDYKRCVDISTTAALREMILPGLLVLLTPIVVGYLFGIKSLSGVLAGALVAGVVLAISSANSGGGWDNAKKYIEKAAGGKGSDQHKAAVVGDTVGDPLKDTSGPSINILIKLMAITSLVFAEFFVQHGGLLLRLFQ comes from the coding sequence ATGAATTCGGTAACCATTATTCTGGCTTTTGCCTTCCTGGCTATTTTGACCGCCGTTGTTTACGCATTAAAGGTCACCAGGATCCAAATCGGAACTGAGGGCGGAAAAGACCAAGAATCCAAGAAATTGATCGAAATTTCTTCCGCAATCTCCGAAGGAGCTATGGCTTTTCTCATAAGAGAATACAAGACCATCTCTCTTTTTATCGCCTTTATGGCAGTTCTGATCTTCTTCCTTTTGGACAATCCGGAAACTCCGGATTTTAACGACGGGTTGTTTACTGCGATCGCTTTCGTATCAGGAGCACTGATCTCCTGTCTTTCCGGTTTTATCGGAATGAAGATCGCGACCATCGGAAACGTTCGTACTGCTCAAGCAGCTAAAACTTCCATGACCAAGGCATTCAGAGTCGCTTTTGATTCTGGCGCGGTAATGGGATTCGGGCTGGTTGGTCTTGCTGTTTCCGGTATGATCGGGCTTTTCCAACTTTATACTCATTTATTCCAAAACGTAGGAACTCTTTTCCTAATGGAAGCTTTGGCTGGTTTCGGTCTGGGTGGTTCTGCTGTGGCTCTTTTCGGAAGAGTGGGTGGCGGGATTTACACTAAGGCTGCTGACGTTGGTGCTGACTTAGTTGGTAAAGTAGAGAAGGGAATCCCTGAGGATGATCCTAGAAACCCTGCGACTATCGCTGATAACGTAGGAGATAACGTAGGTGACGTTGCCGGTATGGGTGCTGACCTTTTTGGTTCCTGTGCTGAGGCTACTTGTGCCGCTCTTGTGATCGGTGCGACTGCTACTGCTCTTTCCGGAAATACTGACGCTCTTTTATATCCACTTTTGATCTCTGCTTTCGGGATCCCAGCTTCTCTTTTAACTTCCTTCATTGCTTCTGTAAAAGAAGGAGGAAATGTGGAGAAGGTGTTAAAGATCCAACTTTGGGTTTCTACTCTAATCGTTGGTGCGATCATGTATTTTGTAACTGATAAATACATGGTGGATTCTTTCGAGATCGCAGGCAAAACAATCGGGAAATGGAATGTATACATTTCATTGATCGTGGGTCTGTTCTCCGGTATGTTCATCGGTTTGATCACTGAGTATTATACTTCTCATTCTTATAAACCTGTAAGAGAAGTTGTAGACGCTTCTAAAACTGGAGCTGCTACAAACATCATCTACGGACTTGCATTAGGTTACCAAAGTTCTGTGGTTCCTGTGATCCTACTTGTTATTACAATCGTTACTGCGAATATTTTGGCGGGGATGTACGGGATCGCAATTGCTGCTCTCGGGATGATTTCCACAATCGCTATCGGTTTGACTATCGATGCTTACGGTCCGGTTTCGGATAACGCGGGCGGTATCGCTGAGATGGCGGAACTCGGAAAAGAAGTTCGTAATCGTACAGATACCTTAGATGCAGCCGGTAATACCACTGCTGCTATCGGTAAAGGTTTTGCGATCGGTTCTGCTGCTCTGACTTCCTTGGCATTGTTTGCCGCATTTATCACCAGAACTAAAACTACCGGTCTGGACATCTTAGACGCAGAAGTTTTCGGTGGATTACTTTTCGGAGCAATGCTTCCATTCGTTTTCACTGCAATGACTATGAAATCAGTGGGTAAAGCTGCTGTAGACATGGTAGAAGAAGTTAGAAAACAATTCCGCGAGATCCCAGGGATCATGGAAGGAAAAGCAAAGCCTGATTACAAAAGATGTGTGGATATTTCCACCACTGCGGCTTTAAGAGAAATGATCCTTCCTGGACTTTTAGTTCTTTTAACTCCGATCGTAGTAGGTTACTTGTTCGGAATTAAGTCTTTGTCTGGTGTTTTAGCTGGAGCATTAGTAGCAGGTGTGGTTCTTGCAATCTCTTCTGCAAACTCCGGTGGCGGCTGGGACAATGCTAAAAAATATATCGAAAAAGCTGCCGGTGGAAAAGGTTCAGACCAACACAAGGCTGCAGTTGTGGGAGATACCGTAGGAGATCCTTTAAAAGATACTTCCGGTCCTTCTATCAATATTTTGATTAAATTGATGGCGATTACAAGCTTAGTGTTTGCAGAATTTTTCGTGCAACATGGCGGATTATTGCTTCGTTTGTTCCAATAA
- a CDS encoding glycine--tRNA ligase yields MEKKETLDSSLKDIVSVCKRRGFVYPGSEIYGGLSNTFDYGPYGAELLHNLKRLWWKHFVHLREDVVGLDSSILLNPKVWEASGHVSNFNDPLIDCKNCKTRIRADKFLEDQKGEGAATGLTLEKMNEVIKAGNFACPNCGNRGTFTEARDFNLMFKTSHGASAEDSQDIYLRPETAQGIFINFKNVISTTRNKIPFGIAQIGKSFRNEIMARQFVFRTREFEQMEMEFFCEPGTQKEWFSHWVDYCLKFLTDHVGLKKENLKIREHEKEELSFYSEATSDIEYKYGFGWGELWGIASRTDYDLSQHEKFSGEDLKYQDQAANKKYVPYVVEPALGLNRLFLAVVSDAYAEEKLADGETRTVLRFAPQVAPVKIGIFPLMKKDGLPELAKSIYTNLSSLGNLEYDEGGAIGKRYRRQDEIGTPYCITVDYDSLTDKSVTVRERDSMSQERVAIDSLKSYFANKIL; encoded by the coding sequence ATGGAGAAAAAAGAAACCCTAGATTCCTCTCTCAAGGATATTGTATCCGTTTGTAAAAGAAGAGGATTTGTTTATCCCGGATCTGAAATTTACGGAGGACTTTCCAATACCTTCGACTATGGCCCTTACGGAGCCGAACTTCTCCATAACTTAAAAAGACTCTGGTGGAAACATTTTGTCCACTTAAGAGAAGACGTTGTCGGACTGGATTCTTCTATCCTTCTCAACCCAAAAGTATGGGAAGCATCCGGACACGTTTCTAATTTTAACGACCCACTCATCGATTGTAAAAATTGTAAGACTCGGATCAGAGCGGACAAATTTTTGGAAGACCAAAAAGGAGAAGGTGCCGCCACAGGATTGACCCTGGAAAAAATGAACGAGGTCATCAAGGCAGGAAACTTTGCCTGTCCGAATTGTGGTAATAGAGGAACATTCACTGAAGCCAGAGACTTCAACCTAATGTTCAAAACTTCTCATGGAGCTTCCGCAGAAGATTCACAGGATATTTACCTTCGCCCGGAAACTGCCCAAGGTATTTTTATCAATTTTAAGAACGTTATTTCAACTACTAGAAATAAGATCCCGTTTGGGATAGCTCAGATCGGAAAATCTTTCCGTAACGAGATTATGGCAAGGCAGTTCGTTTTCCGTACCAGAGAATTCGAACAAATGGAGATGGAATTCTTCTGCGAGCCAGGAACTCAAAAAGAATGGTTCTCTCATTGGGTGGATTATTGCCTTAAGTTCTTAACGGATCATGTAGGTTTAAAAAAAGAAAACTTAAAGATCAGAGAACATGAGAAAGAAGAACTTTCCTTTTATAGCGAGGCCACTTCCGATATCGAATACAAATATGGATTCGGATGGGGAGAACTTTGGGGAATCGCTTCCAGAACGGATTATGATCTTTCCCAACATGAAAAATTTTCCGGAGAAGATCTGAAATACCAAGACCAAGCTGCAAACAAAAAGTATGTACCTTATGTTGTAGAACCTGCACTCGGTTTGAACAGATTATTCTTAGCAGTTGTTTCGGATGCTTACGCAGAAGAAAAACTTGCAGACGGAGAAACAAGAACAGTTCTTCGTTTTGCTCCTCAGGTAGCTCCAGTTAAGATCGGGATTTTTCCTCTTATGAAAAAAGACGGACTTCCTGAACTTGCAAAATCGATTTATACAAATCTATCTTCTTTAGGGAATTTAGAATATGATGAAGGCGGTGCTATTGGAAAAAGATACCGCAGGCAAGACGAGATCGGAACACCTTATTGTATCACAGTAGATTATGATTCTTTAACGGACAAATCGGTTACTGTAAGAGAAAGAGACAGTATGTCCCAAGAAAGAGTCGCAATCGATTCTTTGAAGTCTTATTTTGCGAATAAGATACTTTGA